The DNA window GAAAGGACCAATACGGTGGAAACACTGAAAACCGTGTAAGAATCGCTTCTGAAATCATCAAGGTCATCAAAAAGACCATGCCTGGTTTCCATGTAAGTATACGTATCAATCCGTGGGATGTGAGAAAGGACGGAATGACTGCTGAAGAAAGCCTTAATGTGGCAAAGGAACTTGAAAAAGCCGGTGCTGACAGTATTCAATTGACTGCACGTACAATATCCTATTTATATGATGGGGCTGAAAAAAATCCATTTTTGATATATGTTGACAAATTGATTGATGAGGTTGACATTCCGGTCATTTTGGGTGGATCCCTAAGGGATATGGCTTCAATGAATGATGTCTTAAACCACACTGATGTTGAGTTCATGTCAATGTCCAAACCGTTTGTTGCACAGCTGACTTTTTGGCAGACTGGAAGGCAAACGGCAAAGGCGAGTCAATATGTCAAAGCTGCAACAACTGTTACAGTAAAAAGACCAGTACCTGCTTTAAATATTAGGCAGTACTGTTGTTTATTTTATTTTTTTACCTATTTTTTGGCTTTTTCTTTTTTCTTCTATTTAAAATCATATAAAATCAAAGAATTTTCGACAATAATTTTTAATTAGATTAAGAATAGATAGTAATATTGAAAATGTAAATTAGTAGGGATGATAAAATGGCTATTGATTTGACAGATATTGGAATTGTAGAAGGACAGAAATATGAGGGGATTTACACTACCATGAGCAAGGAGGGTGTAAAAAATGCCGCTCCAATAGGAATTGTATGCAAAGGCAAAGACAAGCTTGGATGCAGGCTTTTTGTCGGTACCCAAACCCTGAAAAACATTATGGAAACCCGGAAATATGTTGTAAATATTACTTTTGATCCTATAAATTTTGTAAATTCAACCATCGGAAACCTGGAAATTGATGAGTTT is part of the uncultured Methanobrevibacter sp. genome and encodes:
- a CDS encoding tRNA-dihydrouridine synthase, whose product is MKDIFDEVEFGDFKLNSRIVRTGTWETETEEGGFLSPAIYDRYEKIASSGTGLIISEMFVLDHKDRFAPYSSSLNYVGFVKDYKMITDICHNHDVPVLGQLAFFYYDDGDNQKAEANDLTLEGIRKLQAEVIMAAKKFSFAGFDGIQIDMGNNFYLTRFINPYFNQRKDQYGGNTENRVRIASEIIKVIKKTMPGFHVSIRINPWDVRKDGMTAEESLNVAKELEKAGADSIQLTARTISYLYDGAEKNPFLIYVDKLIDEVDIPVILGGSLRDMASMNDVLNHTDVEFMSMSKPFVAQLTFWQTGRQTAKASQYVKAATTVTVKRPVPALNIRQYCCLFYFFTYFLAFSFFFYLKSYKIKEFSTIIFN
- a CDS encoding DUF447 domain-containing protein, producing the protein MAIDLTDIGIVEGQKYEGIYTTMSKEGVKNAAPIGIVCKGKDKLGCRLFVGTQTLKNIMETRKYVVNITFDPINFVNSTIGNLEIDEF